Below is a window of Electrophorus electricus isolate fEleEle1 chromosome 1, fEleEle1.pri, whole genome shotgun sequence DNA.
ggcaaataaaaaaataagaaatcaGATTTACCGATCAAAGGCACGGAGTCCGATGTTGCCGGCATTATCTCTGCTACCAAGAGCATGAACACTGTCAGTGAGAGCAGCACTGTAATGCCTGCGAATGGAGATAATTACACACTGCACTTTCATGATTCCATTTCACAGCAGACGCCATGTTCTGGCAAGCAGGCTATAGCTTTTCCTTACTATTCAGCTCCATTAGAGAAGGGTATTAACAAAAAGCAACCTGGATTTAGAATCAACCTATAAATCCAAAAGCCTTACCCACTGATGCGTGTGGATAAACTTCAAATAAATTAGACCCTGGGTTCAACAGGCATATTACTCATTTAAGGTCTAATATTCCTCATATTGATTCTGGAACAGAGCCCTAAAATGCCCTATGTGAGGTATGGATCTGGCAGATGGACCCTACAGTAATACCATTTAAGTTTGAAAGAAcagacaaataaattaaactagGACGTGATTTCATACGCAGTCTCTTGGAATCCGATCTGCGGTTCTGGGGGAAGATTAGTTTATACTTGTTCGGCTTGAAAATAAAGGCAATTGGCCGAGCTCTCGCTGCCTGCATCGATCACAGAGGAGATCTCCAGCGAGATCATCAGTCTCCCTGCGGGCCATATATCTTCTCTGGGGCCGACTGCATAAACTGCCAGGTTGCCTCGGTGGCAATTCCACACGATGTCACTTGCGAAGTTTATAGTGTAGCCTATACTAAAGCAAAAATGCCAACGTCGGTGCATTGACCCAAGGCaactataaataaaattgtctcTCAAACGACTATTAGATTTACAAAGTTAGACTCAgcagatatataaataattgtGATAAATAATTTTAGCTAACTGGAAAATTATTCTATATTGTTTAAAACATGTACAGGAGTTGTAGTGATTACATTGCTTCAGGGTCTCCAAATGATGACCAAGATACTCTGCAGTACTGCAGGATAACGATGACGACACAGGTTTGGTTTACCGAGGGAGATTTTCGCTCCTGAGTCAGCGGGCAACAGGAAAACCAGCAGAGCCAGTGTTGAGATAAGGACGCAGGGGATAAGCAGGTTCAGGGCGTAGTAGAGTGTACGCCTCCGCATCACCACGGTGAATGTCACGTCTGGGTACGGCTCTGGACAACAGGCGTAGACCTTTTCTGTCCTCCGACCCACAACCTCTGATCAATGGCAACAGAAAGTGCGTGTGCGTTGTGTATACCATGGCAGCAAAATTATATCTGTTCAACTTGTgggaaaaacattttagataacGTTTAATTTCTGCTATTTCACTTGTTTCCAAACGTGTTTGATAAAGATAATTTAGAATGGGATTAAATTAAACCTGGCTGTAAAGCTTGACAATGTATGATTTATTACTTGTTATTGCGATACCAGCCTTTGCAATACTGATATCGCCAAAGGCTGCAACATGGAAATGGAGCCACTCATGAAGCACAAGATTATTTTTTCCATTCAGATCAATCGCTACACTCCTGATAAATGTTCTTTGCATGAAATAAGTATAACGTGAATAATGTTTGTTCTAATTAATCCCGCCTGTCTAAGGGTCCACCAATGTGTTTGAATAGATGAAGAGACATACTGGAATTGCATATGCACTAATATATTTGTAAATTCTATTATGTCCATATCATGCATCCACATGCCTCCATCAGACACAATCACTGTGAGATATTACACCTTGCAAGAAAGAAGGTTAAAAGAGTTTAACAGGAACATATCCAAGAGAGTAACAACACTTATCCTGAGACACAATATATACAAGGCCTACATGTTCCTAAAGaagataaatgaaaacaaaccatGCTTCTCACATGTTAGTAATGATCTAATTCCCATTACTTGTCttcaataaaaaattatttacagatGTACTTTCCTAACTCCATCTAATCATACACCATACATTCCAGGTATTGGAAAGCTAAATTGATTTTTTTGGATTGATTTTGCCTTTGGACCTTAGATAGTTAAAGAGAGTGCCAAACAGGATATGCTCTGTTCCGTTTGTACAGATATATCACCATACCTACAAGGTCCCATTCCCCATTGGCAATATAGCCTGTGATGTCAGCCTCATTCATCTGCAGGTCCAGAGCCCAGCCCCCATATGTCCACGAACCAAACTTCAGTTCACACTGCTGGACATCGAAGGGAAACCACCGCACGTCGATGTAGCAGGTGCTCTTGAATATCCCTGTGGGCATAGGCACAAGGTGATTGTGGCCAGCTCCTGTGGAGGAGGACAGCTCCGGAGCACACGCTTGGAAGAGGTGCgctttgttttgtgaaaaaaaatctgaacataATCGTGGTCCTCTACGAGGATTTCAAAGGAATGATGGAATGACCAGAAAATAGACATCTAAAACAAATGAAGTGTGCAGGTGTAAAATAGGCTAATAAATAAGGAAATAGTATAGAACATAAGTACTGAAATCCAGaattcaattaaaattaattattcattcttttttttattaaacacatatgCAGAGAATTAGTACATGTATTagtacatttattattgttttgaaatATGCCTAAATTTCACTTATACTgcaatatttttcttctgtgaaccacagagcacagagaccCCTGGGGATGCTCTATGAGAATATGCATAGCTAAAGTGTAATCTGCTTGAGCCATTTGCAGTAATGCCATTTCAAGAACATTGAATCATGCATCAGTTGATTTATATTTGTCAGAGGCGGGTTTAGCATAGGATGGCAGGAACAGGGGATGCAGAGCAAGTGCGGATCAGTGGTGCATTTCAGCGCAGAGCACACAGACAATCCACCAGTGACCCGCGGGGGCCAGCGTGACAGAACCAGGTCAACGGGAGATTGATCAGCACGAGGGCAGATCGGCCCTGCTCAGAACAGGTGCACAGGTGCTGAGTGTTCATCAAGCAAAGTGCAGTAAAAAGACATCACATCCACAATATTTAGTGCAATCTGTAAATAGTCAAGTGCAACAGAACACTGGCACCAAATGACTTTCTGTACGTTGTGGATGTGCCACGGAGATGAAGAAGACTTTACGGTACCTGGGGGCATGTAATGGCAGGCGCCGTTGGAAACGACCAGCACATTGGTGTGAAAAGTGGCATCAAATTGCTCATCAGCACTAAAGACACATATATGATCATATATGATACAGAGATTTCTATAAACACATgtgcatctgtctctctctctctaaatatatTTAGATCACCAAGGTTCCTctatgtaaagctgattacatctcttgcaagaaatacaataaataacCTCTGCAGTGATggatgaggaggaatgggtgatgatTATTTATCTTTTAGTGCTGGTTAGTTTAGTGGCTACAGTTCCAGTTATTATCTAACTGGGTATTTATCTCATTCTTgatgagcatgtctttgatgtttttgtctcatctgtaggagattagtggaggttTCTTAAAAAGGGATGCAGTCTCTACATAGTCCTGGAGAATTCTTAAGTGTCTAAGTATAATAATagtgactgttttatttgtaggatgataagtgaGCACTAAAGGAATTTTTGTTGTAGGTTAGTGTGTCCATTCTCTGAACAGGTCAAACATGAGCAACGATATCATCTATGGCTTCCTTTGGAAATCCACAGTTATGAAAATAATCACACGTTTATATActtttctggaggaagtcttcAATCTCTCTACAAATGTGCTTTAGTCTTAatagctgtgagtaagggatGGTGTTTCTGCAGGCCTTAGAAAGTGTAGCGTTGTGTTGCAAATAAGAATAAAAGTCCATAGGCTTATAATAGATGGTTAGTATTTAAACCAGAATTTTCAGACTCAActgaaaattatattaaatggaCAGCAAGAGTGGTCACTAGGTATTGTGACAGACTCGCAGGCAGCTGTCTAAGTAGGCAATGATTTAACTGTCATGGACCTTATAGGGAAGAAATAAACAGTTGGATCTCTTCAAGTGTGCAGGTAGCAGTACTAAAATGCCATGTATGTATCTCAGAAGTACTGAAGGTACAGGTCCatttattgttaaaaaatatatgtttctCATCAAAGCCGGCAAGGAGGTTTGCATAGGATGGTCCCATCATCCTCTTATTTGTGAGTAGTACTTAAGAGTCAAACTGAAGCAGTTTAGAGTCAACATAGTCTTAAGAAAATATGTGTGGGAGGTTTCTTCTCAGGCCTTTTGTCAAGAAAATTGAATTGATTTAAATATCTGGTTTTCTggtttttcaaatataaactgGTCCCACCTCATAGGACTTCAGAAGCAtgttgcttgcacagctgatgaaggacctctgtccgaaaagtcctgcttctctggaaaccttgtgcacttcactgcaattttgacactctctctcttgctttttttcctctctctctataagaACTGAGACAGCCTTCTTGTCAGGTGCATGCATTCTCTGATGTAAAATACTGTCTATGTAGAGAGCTAGCTGGGTATtgaaaaaaagggagaaagattCACCATGACTTattaaatttaacatttttattctacTGTATTTGTGATGGTATGTGCTGCTGAAAGGGATAACAGTATTACTATGGAGGTGGGGTAATGCTCCACTTAAAATAGGTTTTTATGCTCCAGGTTATAGAATACATTTCTTAAATTAATTGCCAAGGACATCAACATACAGTAAAAGGATGAAGGTAGCTTAAGCTTTAAAACATCAATTACAGGATGCTTCTGCAGCGTAATACAATTTAACTCAGTAGGGGAGGACATTTTCTAGGTATTTTCTTCTCTATAGAATAGCGACTGTCTCCATGTACATTGTTACATACACTTTCTTCAGGCAATTTAACAGCTTCCTCcataaacactgacacactgcagaAGGACAGGCCTGGATCTCTACAGCAGTACATAGGTAAGACAAGTCATTATTTCTGAAGTCTGAAGACTACAAAGTTTCACATACCTGTTATAAAGCAAGATATCTGGCTTCCAAATCTGGTTATCAGGGAATCTTACACTCATCACATCAGCATACTCTGAGATGTTCCACTTGAGATAATGATCATACCAGTACTAtaagaaaatgataaaatatttgtcattatAGGTAAACAGAGTTGGAAAGCGATGAATTGGCACTCATTATACCGacatcatttttaatgaaatacaacaaaacagggTTACAGTTCGGCAATAAATCAATGAGATAAATGGACTGTATAACATGGGTAACATGTCTGCATAACCTTCTTTCTGCTGAGGCCTCACATCACCAGTTTAggttttggtatttttatgGTTTCTTAACAACTAATAATCAACTTTTGGTCAACACATTGCTGCATCTTAAATTCTAATGTATTACAGTAAAGACTGAAACAGTTGCTAATCCTCAACCTTTTTAGACATACAAGGTATTGCAGGCGGCTGCTTCTATACATTTCAACAAATCAGAAGATTCAGAAGATTGTTATGTAGCTATTAAATCTAATCAGTAAATCTTACATATTATATAGATGTTTTTTATAAATACATCCATGTCATATTTCttataaaacatgcattttatgcttgtttcttattaaaaaaaaagaaaaaaggcagtTCCTGTTGGTTTGagttatgcacacacacacaaatggaaaaacTTTCAGCAAACTTTTAAGTGCACATTTAATTTCTGAACAGCTTCATAATGAACACTTTTTGTGCTTAGGTCCTAAACTGCAATACAGCGagctcctaaagaggatgcttATAATAGTTTAAAAGGACCATCTGGCTGGAATTCTAAAGACCATCTGGTtgaatatttttgcatgctACTTAATTTTCTTAAGGTTTGGCTGGAGGATTACATCATACACTTGGATAAAGGTCAAAACTATCTACAAGGGAAGTTGTATTTCTGCACCCTGGCCCAGACAAATCAAGTAGACAGAGGAAGCCCATGCAACACACAGCATGATGTGCCATGCCCCCACTGTAATGTACTAAACATGAAGGACATGAGTTAGCATCACTAAGACCAGTAACCCATGGCTCTGCAAGATCCCAgttttttagaaaataaaacagaactgaaaatcCTGAGTAAATTCTTAGTAGTTTGGTCCAATGATCGGTCTACTGTTTGGTCTACCATGTCCAATGCAGGGAATCTCTAAGACCAGTAACCCATGGCTCTGCAGGAACTCGTAAAAATGTGCACTATTGCCATGTGGCTTTTCCTTTTAAAGGCAGATTAGAAACAGATGGGGCAAGAATATTGATTTTACTGAAATAACGCTTTAGTTCAGATAGAATGCTGGAAGCTATGACATGAGTTTGCTACAAATTGGACATAAGATTGTGGTAAGTGGTGGAACTTTATGAGCCAGAACAAGACCTCGCTCAAGTATTTCAGCTTCAACTGCAGGAAGGAGTATCTCACCAGCTGCAGCCATATGTTTGTGGTCAGGACTTGATTCTTCTCATCCTGTGCACATGGAAAAAAGCATACATTTTTCAACAAAGAATGGCAAGCAAATCTCTAgaacaagcaaataaatgtttccCATTGGAGACCACCATCAACATCTGTGTATAACTTGGTGTTCTGCTAAATTCTTCTAAAGCTTTGGGCACAGATGCTAGTTTGgagcaaaaacatttatatatgttttcttCCAGCTGATTGTTAACAGCATCCAAATTATGAATTTATAGTGAAAGCCACCAGTAAACACCACTGTGTTGTTATTAAAAAGGTACAGCATAATCCTGCCAGGCCTCCTCCCACTGAAGATAGTGTCCACTGTTCCAACTTACCACGTCGATGATCTGCATCAAACTTAAGCTGAAATTTACAGTGAGGGTGTGCGTGTCATTAAACACGGGTCTCTCCAGTGGGTTGTAATCTCTCATTAGATCACTGTACAGCCTCCTTTGATGCTCTCCTTGAAGGGACACTGTGTGGACAGAGTTAGTCATCTAAGGGAAAACGATTTGATTTCCTCTCAGTAGCCAAGTTTCCCCCTGAAGCTACATTCCGAGACACGCTTTGGCATTGAAGAAGTGCTTGGGAACTTAGAGTGCATACAAACCAACTCCAGTTGCTTGACCAGTTCATTTAAACCTATTGATTCTAAACCCACATCGGTGACTTTCTACGGGGTCTCAGAACCCAGGACTCTACCGGTCTACCCAGCCAGACAATAATTTTAATTCTAATAATACCACTTGACACAAGCAAATACTCAAGTCATTTTGTTTATGTAGTGCTCTGCAATAGATACAAATAAATGGGTGATTTTACTCACACAGCCATAAACTTAACTGTGGTGCACAGGTATATGTCCATATCAGAACCTTACATACTATAGTATTTGCATTGTTGGTTTTACTCTAAATTTAATATGTGCAAAAGGAGTGCACCTGTAATTAGATCCCTGCATATTTTTGCCGGAAGTTGATAAAGCTATGCAACATTCATCATTCACTTTACTGGAAGAGACATTTGTATTCATGGTGTAGTGTAGATGAAAGCTTCCTTTGTGTCAAATCCCCTTAAGATCTTAAGCATTCATAATCATATTTCACTCAGGGCCATTCACTAGATTACATGAGGCTCTTGAATTATTCAAAGATACCAAAGATACCTCTGTGACTCATTCGCGCCAAataaagagagacaaaagaaagcaaaagagagattgagagagataTGGAGCTAGAAAGATGTAATCCCTTGACAGTATTAAGAGGCTCTATATAGGGAGACAAAGCATGAAATGTaatcttaaatttaatttatgGGTTCTACTTATGTCAATACGATAGAGGGAGATGGAGTGCAGACCAAATCTCTCTGGAAATCCAATTAAGTATTGTGATTAAAGACTTCATAACAGAGTCATTGATTAAGGATAAAAGCAGTCACAAACAAGGAAATGACAGGAGAAATTTGACTCAAAGATGAACCAGCACAATCTTAAAAAGAGAGATTTTAAATGTTCTCCACGGGCTTGTGGGGGTACTGGCTGCTTCCATTTTAATCTTGAAGAGATCAGCATTGGTTCTGAAAGTATCCATGGTATCTGTGCTCTAAAGGACAATGCCAACATTTCAATGACCACTTGTATTCAACAATTCTTTAGATTTTGCTGTGAGCTTCTGCAATAGTAAGTGGACCTGAATTTAAAAGGTAACAAACTCAAATCCTTTCAAGAAACGATCAAAATAGTTCTGAATATCAGAGAGTTTCTTGCCTCCTGAATGAGGCATTCTATGACCAGTAATGAAAAGATGCTTTGACAAAAGTTCACAATTACAACTAGGGTTTAAAGCACACTTTAGATCCTAGTATGGACGTACCAAATGTACCAGTTAAAGTTAACACTGGAACAGAGTGTAATCGGTCTTAAGTGCTCctacatgaaataaaatgcacGAAGCCTAATGAAAGTGTCATGGACTAACCAGCCGTGCGGACTATACGGATCCTCACAAGAGAACCATCAGCGCTTCGTCAGTTTTTCATATACATCTTCCGAGGAGCGGTTCGTAAACTCGGAGTCGGTGATCCAATAACCACGCAATAGGCAACATCAAGATTTATAGGATAATTAGCATTGATTCGGTGCAATTTAGTGCAAATCCAAGGCTATGTGTAATCAAACGTGCGTTACTTACCACTCCATAAACATGCTGTAACTACCACAGAAACAGTAAAAGTGCAAGACCCCATTTTTTTagagaataaaacagaactgGAAATCCTGAAGCAGTTCGGTCCACCGATATCCTCTGAAATCGTGCGAGCCCACCTTTAATTAACGCGGCTTCCACAGCACCCACTGCGGGAATCTGGGGACGCGAGTTAAGTATCATATAGCGCTTCATCCAGCAGGAAGGTGCCCCGCCCCTATGGAAAGCCAAATTGGTCAAAATTCACCTCAAGCGAAACTTTTCCAAAGTTTAATAAACAGACTCCTTGTGGTAATAAAATTGTttacttcatttacatttatttaatttcatgaGCTTGCCCATGTATCATTCAGTTCAAATTTACTTGTATAGTAGTTTTCATTACAGGTGTAATCACAAACCAGCTGTACAGACATCAGAGTCCAATTACAAGGcaacattaaagaaaaacaccTTTCAGATCATGGAGAGTCTTGGTTGCTCTCGAGGTTAAGTGTATCCCATCCTCTGGTAGACACCAGATATCACAAGCAATGCAAAAAAGCAATGAGAGATAGGAGCCAATTTAAGAAAAAAGATGGGAGCATATAGTAATTAGTAACATATtaggaaagagacagacagatagagatagatagcttaggcattaaacagaaatcttaAGATTAATCAGAAGAGACCACTGAGTAATGTGTGAGCATCTAGTAATGTGAGGTCATCTAAAAAGAGTGATAATGAGTATTAAGTCCATCACAGCTGTCAGAGGGTGAAACTGCTGTAGTTGGAGTGCACAGAGGACACAGTCACCAAACCAGACAGAATAAAgttgctgctgctgatgatCTAATTAGTAAAGTCTCCAGCCTCTTCAGCAGCATGGGTGATCAtacaggtgaggcctttgttttcaagcacagcaggagtatctctgacatgcaggtgaCTCCACTGTGGTAGGGACTAACCTGACCAAGAACACATGTGCACAGCACATAGAatgggagacaaacagaaaaacaaatgagggcacaccaaacaaacattcttttaaaaaaaatcctgtgtaatatttaataactcagaaaaagaacagacaagccAAATGGACTAGAATGAATGGGgaaatcacattttatataGATTCTCTCAACAAATATCAAGGCCTGTGGcaataatttaatttcaagATGGTCATTGTCATATAGATAATTACaattaagttttttttcctcttaaaatctgtatagtttttaaagaacaaaactATTTCTTACTAGCCATCTTCTAAGTTGGGAATACTCAGTAACACCcatttgaagacagacactgctcaaatttgaataagtaaccaaataaactcagaagctTTGACCAGGCAGTTCTTGAAACTTTGAGAGACGGTGGGTCCCGACTGCCCAGTGCTAGACTTGGAGTAAGGACACAAGGGTACAAAACAGGGATACGCCAAGACCAAGAGTGCCGTTATCCATATTTGCTGTTTGGCATCCCTCTTGAGTTTGTTGCGATAACCTCTTcccctttcattcagttttaaccaaaacaaaagtctgaagtcaGCATTTGCTATAACAACACTACCAACCTGCAGCTCTGATAGCTATCTAGGCAACAAGCTcgacacaaacatgcatttgttcCTGCAAGATAAACTTGCTTTCAGTCCAGTGCTAGAAACAACTCATTACTGGCCAACTACAGCTACCTTTGggtgagctttgttttgcagctAGTTATCAGTTAGCTAGTTGTCTCTGGTTTAGTATTTTACCAGTTTAACAGACTCGGCAATTAACTCATTTAAAACAGCCCTTACCTTATTAATTTGGATTGAATTACATCGGGTCATGGATTGCTGAGTGCTGTCATTCTGTGTCCATCTACAAGGCAAAATGAAGTTCCTCCTCgccatcttccagctgtaggaaatgttgctaACTACTTAGCCAATTactaatttaaagtaattgcccACTTAAAGTATGATGTCTGAAGTATCTAACCATGGTCGCTACTGCTAGGTCTACTAAActtctagctagctactaagtgtatgaataaataaattcttgAGGGAATTAACACATATGTAAgtcccaaaaataaacaaacttgagcTCTGCTTCATCAGCCGATTAAgtctggtctgaccttgtttGTGAGTGATTGGGTGAAGAAAGTTCAAGTCCATTGGCTGTCAAACCCAATAGGCAGAGCTCATTATCATActataaaacagcattttaaacgGTGTTGTAAGCATGccaaaacagcattaaaaaacgGCATTTTGGAGCAGTCAAAGTGGCACTTTGTAGGGCGTCTCAACTGAcatataaagagaaaaaacagtgtttttgatgttttttttcaacaCATTTTACGACGCAGTGAAAAATAGCGCCATATTTTGCAGCGTAAAAGCATCCAAAAAGCGACGCTTTTTTCGgcgttttacaaataaaaggcGTTTCGATTGAGGCaaattttgaccactttggctttccatacgCCCCTTCCATTTGATCCCGCCGCTCCCGCTGGAGCGCTTAAGTAGTGCGCCAGACACGCGGCTCGGGAAGTTTCAAACCTCTGAACGGGTCTGGACTATAGAGAATGAAAATCTGAAATCCCAACATAAAGTCTCATCAACAAATCAGGTCATCTTTAAATTAtaatgattatatattttttctcacATGAATGTCATATTTGATGcgcaggttttttttcccatgcaTGCTTACCTACTTCAGTGactctaaaaatgtaaatttcacaGGGTGTAAGTTTCCTGTTTTTGCTCACCAAGTGGACCCGTTCTCCAACAGGTCAACTGTGAGGCTTACCACTTCCTAGAGGGGCCTAAGGCCCAGACGGGTACATTACAAGGGCCTAAACAGTAGTCATGCCACCTGAGGACTGTAATATTGGCATGCGTATTCTAGGCCTAAAGAGAGTTATAGTACTCTGAATTATAGTACTCTGAGGTCCTAGATCAAAAGGTCTGCATACACTGACTTTTTCCATTTGCTCAAACAGGCCACATGCTTTTGAAAGGTCAACCTAGCATTCCCAGAGCTGACAGACAGTGTGACCTAGCGGCCCCAAACTTGGCATGCACAGCCTTAGGAAGGTGGCATTTACCAGGACTGAAGCCTGTCACGGTAGACTGGTCCCCTACCAGGAAGGACATGCCCACTCTAGACAAGGACCGTACCACTTACCTGCCctgctcacaatcacctgtcaTCTGATAGGAgacacctgttccttatttgaCCTCTCACTATTTATACTCCTACAGGTTGGGAAGGAgagcgctgcacattagcggacgAGACCATGAGTGTCCATCAGTGTAACACTACTCTGATCCAGCAGAAGCAGTGagacttatttttgtttgtttattaagaTGTAAAATAATATCTGTTCAACCTcacctcttgcttcctctgtgccactTATGTCACAAGGCCCTAGGTCAAAAGGTCCCAAAATTATGGCCCTGAGCCTTCTTTGTAATATGGGGCCATTTTTGTAATATAAGGCCCTAGCACCTAAATTTCAAAATTGGAAGATGATACCACAGTTAAGGTCAGGAGGTCAAGCTGAGCACTTAGATACAGGTCCCATGTCTCAGGCGTGTCTGGATAGCTACTTCCTGTTCCCACCTACCTAGAGGTCTGGTGCTTGAATAGGTCAATCATGGGGCCTCCAATATCCCATCTATGAAATTTCATGACCCCAAGATACTTC
It encodes the following:
- the LOC113577807 gene encoding neuronal acetylcholine receptor subunit alpha-7-like isoform X2: MGSCTFTVSVVVTACLWSVSLQGEHQRRLYSDLMRDYNPLERPVFNDTHTLTVNFSLSLMQIIDVDEKNQVLTTNIWLQLYWYDHYLKWNISEYADVMSVRFPDNQIWKPDILLYNSADEQFDATFHTNVLVVSNGACHYMPPGIFKSTCYIDVRWFPFDVQQCELKFGSWTYGGWALDLQMNEADITGYIANGEWDLVGITVLLSLTVFMLLVAEIMPATSDSVPLIAQYFATTMVIVGLSVIATVWVLQYHYHDPDGGKMPTWTRVVLLNWCAWFLRMKRPGEERVRSACRHKQPRGSVSSGELSSGTVHPPSGNVLYLGTHCAASPDSGAICSRLVGAAEEDTLLPGAQAPSVSDGRGDTELAKILEEVRYIAKRFRDQDEEESICNEWKFAASVIDRLCVVAFSMFTILCTIGILMSAPNSVEAISKDFFT
- the LOC113577807 gene encoding neuronal acetylcholine receptor subunit alpha-7-like isoform X1, which gives rise to MGSCTFTVSVVVTACLWSVSLQGEHQRRLYSDLMRDYNPLERPVFNDTHTLTVNFSLSLMQIIDVDEKNQVLTTNIWLQLYWYDHYLKWNISEYADVMSVRFPDNQIWKPDILLYNSADEQFDATFHTNVLVVSNGACHYMPPGIFKSTCYIDVRWFPFDVQQCELKFGSWTYGGWALDLQMNEADITGYIANGEWDLVEVVGRRTEKVYACCPEPYPDVTFTVVMRRRTLYYALNLLIPCVLISTLALLVFLLPADSGAKISLGITVLLSLTVFMLLVAEIMPATSDSVPLIAQYFATTMVIVGLSVIATVWVLQYHYHDPDGGKMPTWTRVVLLNWCAWFLRMKRPGEERVRSACRHKQPRGSVSSGELSSGTVHPPSGNVLYLGTHCAASPDSGAICSRLVGAAEEDTLLPGAQAPSVSDGRGDTELAKILEEVRYIAKRFRDQDEEESICNEWKFAASVIDRLCVVAFSMFTILCTIGILMSAPNSVEAISKDFFT